The Streptococcus suis DNA window CTTCATCTACTGCATCTGTCTTAGCCAAGCGTTTGCCGAATGCCCCATATTGATAGAGAATTGGAGCATTGGCCGGGGTTGCCTCTTTCACTCGTTCCACACGATAGACCAGAGCATCCTTAGCAATGGCCATGCGTTCTGCAAAGATTTCCCAGAACTTATCCTTATCTCCTGCAGACTCCATGGCAATTCGTGGCAAGTTGACGGTTACGACACCGAGGTTCATACGACCAGATGTCACATCCTGCCCATTTTCATCCTTCCAACCTTGAAGGAAAGAGCGGCAGCCCATTGGCACCTTGAAGGAACCTGTCAACTCAACAATCTTGTCATAAGAAAGCATATCTGGATACATACGCTTGGTCGCACATTCAATCGCCAATTGCTTGATGTCATAGTTTGGAGAATCTGGCTCCAAGTTCAATCCACGCTTAACGGTGAAAATCAACTTAGGAAAGATAGCTGTCCGCCCTTCGCGCCCCAGACCCTTGATACGAATGTTCAAAATCGCTTTTTGAATTTCTCTCTCAAACCATGATGTCCCTAACCCAAAACCGAGTGAGGTAAAGGGTGTTTGTCCATTGGAAGTAAAAAGAGTGTTGATTTCATACTCCAAAGACTGCATAGCGTCATAGATGTCTTTTTGCGTTTTAGCACGCGCATATTCTTCTTGCTTGTCTGGTAACACCCAATCCTTGGCGTCTTTCAAATGCTTTTGGTAATTGAGTTCCGCATAAGGCGCCAAAACTTCATCGATACGGTCAGCTGAGCAACCACCATATTGACTAGAAGCCACATTGGCAATGATTTGTGAAATCTGAGCCGTAGCTGTTTGGATAGACTTCGGACTTTCTACATCCGCATTTCCTATCTTGAAGCCTTGTGCCAACATACCTTTGAAATCAATCAAACAACAGTTAGTCATAGGTGTATAAGGGCTGTAATCCAAGTCGTGGTAGTGGATGTCGCCTTTTTGATGGGCGTTGGCCACGTGAGCTGGCAATAATTTGAGACCGATTGACTTGCCGACAATTCCTGCTGTCAAGTCACGTTGGGTATTGAACACATCCGCGTCTTTATTAGCATTTTCATTAACAACGGTTTGATCCTTGCTCAATAATTTATGGATCTCAAAATTGATATCGGTAGCCTGATGACGGCGAAAATCACGACGTGTTCGGTATTGAATATAAAGCTCCGCCAAATCATACAAATGAGCTTTTAACAATTCTTGCTCAACAACCGTTTGAATTTCGTAAATTTGAACATCTTTCTCATATCGGCGACCAATTTCAGCCAAAACAGCTTCTAATACTATTTTCAAACCTGCTTCTGAAAC harbors:
- a CDS encoding anaerobic ribonucleoside-triphosphate reductase, which gives rise to MKVQENVLPSIELLVLKRDGRKVSFEQDKIFSALRRANQELEHPVSEAGLKIVLEAVLAEIGRRYEKDVQIYEIQTVVEQELLKAHLYDLAELYIQYRTRRDFRRHQATDINFEIHKLLSKDQTVVNENANKDADVFNTQRDLTAGIVGKSIGLKLLPAHVANAHQKGDIHYHDLDYSPYTPMTNCCLIDFKGMLAQGFKIGNADVESPKSIQTATAQISQIIANVASSQYGGCSADRIDEVLAPYAELNYQKHLKDAKDWVLPDKQEEYARAKTQKDIYDAMQSLEYEINTLFTSNGQTPFTSLGFGLGTSWFEREIQKAILNIRIKGLGREGRTAIFPKLIFTVKRGLNLEPDSPNYDIKQLAIECATKRMYPDMLSYDKIVELTGSFKVPMGCRSFLQGWKDENGQDVTSGRMNLGVVTVNLPRIAMESAGDKDKFWEIFAERMAIAKDALVYRVERVKEATPANAPILYQYGAFGKRLAKTDAVDEVFKNRRATVSLGYIGLYEVATVFYGGEWETNPEAKDFTVDIIKKMKALGEDWSDEYGYHFSVYSTPSESLTDRFCRMDTEKFGIVKNITDKEYYTNSFHYDVRKNPTPFEKLDFEKIYPAVGASGGFIHYCEYPVLQQNPKALEAVWDYAYDRVGYLGTNTPIDHCYACDFEGDFEPTERGFKCPNCGNSDPKSVDVVKRTCGYLGNPQARPMVKGRHKEISSRVKHMNGSSL